Proteins encoded within one genomic window of Mycolicibacterium monacense:
- a CDS encoding YebC/PmpR family DNA-binding transcriptional regulator — protein MSGHSKWATTKHKKAIIDARRGKNFAKLIKNIEVAARTGGGDPGGNPTLYDAIQKAKKSSVPNDNIERARKRGAGEEAGGADWQTITYEGYGPNGVAVLIECLTDNRNRAAGEVRVAMTRNGGNMADPGSVSYLFSRKGVITLEKNGLSEDDVLMAVLEAGAEEVTDLGDSFEIISEPTDLVAVRTALQDAGIDYDSADASFQPSVTVPLDAEGARKVMKLVDALEDSDDVQDVYTNADIPDEILAQLEE, from the coding sequence ATGAGCGGCCATTCCAAGTGGGCGACCACGAAGCACAAAAAGGCGATCATCGACGCCCGCCGCGGCAAGAACTTCGCCAAGCTGATCAAGAACATCGAGGTTGCCGCCCGTACCGGCGGCGGCGACCCCGGCGGCAACCCGACGCTCTACGACGCCATTCAGAAGGCCAAGAAGAGTTCGGTGCCCAACGACAACATCGAGCGCGCGCGGAAACGCGGCGCGGGTGAAGAGGCCGGTGGCGCCGACTGGCAGACCATCACCTACGAGGGGTACGGGCCCAACGGCGTCGCCGTGCTCATCGAGTGCCTCACCGACAACCGCAACCGCGCCGCCGGTGAGGTGCGCGTCGCCATGACCCGCAACGGCGGCAACATGGCCGATCCGGGGTCGGTGTCCTACCTGTTCTCCCGCAAGGGTGTGATCACCCTGGAGAAGAACGGGCTCTCCGAGGACGACGTGCTGATGGCCGTGCTCGAGGCCGGCGCGGAGGAGGTCACCGACCTCGGCGACAGCTTCGAGATCATCTCCGAACCGACCGACCTGGTCGCCGTGCGCACGGCGCTGCAGGACGCCGGTATCGACTACGACTCCGCCGACGCCAGCTTCCAGCCGTCGGTCACCGTACCGCTCGACGCCGAGGGCGCCCGCAAGGTGATGAAGCTCGTCGACGCCCTCGAGGACAGCGACGACGTGCAGGACGTGTACACCAACGCCGACATCCCCGACGAGATCCTCGCCCAGCTCGAGGAGTAG
- the pdxT gene encoding pyridoxal 5'-phosphate synthase glutaminase subunit PdxT, with amino-acid sequence MNAVPDGRSDKPRSVVGVLALQGDTREHLAALTEAGAEAVTVRRLRELEAVDALVIPGGESTAMSHLLREFELLEPLRARLAEGMPAYGSCAGMILLATEILDAGAAGREATPLKGIDMSVRRNAFGRQVDSFEGDIPFVGLDSSVHAVFIRAPWVERIGDGVEVLARADGHIVAVRQGRMLATAFHPEVTGDRRVHKLFVDMVSE; translated from the coding sequence GTGAACGCTGTGCCGGATGGTCGCTCGGACAAGCCTCGTTCGGTGGTCGGCGTGCTGGCCCTGCAGGGCGACACCCGCGAACACCTCGCCGCGCTGACCGAGGCGGGCGCCGAGGCCGTCACGGTCCGTCGCCTGCGGGAACTCGAGGCCGTCGACGCGTTGGTGATCCCCGGCGGCGAGTCGACGGCGATGAGCCACCTGCTGCGCGAGTTCGAACTGCTCGAACCGTTGCGGGCCCGGCTCGCCGAGGGGATGCCGGCCTACGGTTCGTGCGCCGGGATGATCCTGCTCGCCACCGAGATCCTCGACGCCGGAGCCGCCGGGCGCGAGGCCACCCCGCTCAAGGGGATCGACATGTCGGTGCGGCGCAACGCTTTCGGCCGTCAGGTCGACTCGTTCGAAGGTGACATTCCGTTCGTGGGTCTGGACTCTTCGGTGCACGCGGTGTTCATCCGGGCGCCGTGGGTGGAGCGCATCGGTGACGGGGTCGAGGTGCTGGCTCGCGCCGACGGACACATCGTCGCCGTCCGGCAGGGCCGGATGCTGGCGACCGCGTTCCACCCGGAGGTGACGGGGGACCGGCGGGTGCACAAACTCTTCGTCGACATGGTTTCGGAGTGA
- the tesB gene encoding acyl-CoA thioesterase II — translation MAIEQILDLEQLEINIYRGAVFSPESGFLQRTFGGHVAGQSLVSAVRTVDPKFQVHSLHGYFLRPGDARAPSVYIVERIRDGGSFCTRRVSAIQHGETIFSMSASFQTDQSGIEHQDAMPAAPPPDDLPGFRSGKAFDDAGFAQFAEWDVRIVPRDQVQRLPGKASQQQVWFRHHDPLPDDPVLHICALAYLSDLTLLGSAQVNHPDERKYLNIASLDHAMWFMRPFRADEWLLYDQSSPSACGGRALTQGQLFNQYGEMVAAVMQEGLTRYPRDFTPGRA, via the coding sequence ATGGCGATCGAGCAGATCCTCGACCTCGAACAACTCGAGATCAACATCTACCGCGGTGCGGTCTTCAGCCCCGAATCCGGTTTTCTGCAGCGCACGTTCGGCGGTCACGTGGCCGGGCAGTCGCTGGTGTCCGCGGTTCGCACGGTCGACCCGAAGTTCCAGGTGCACTCGCTGCACGGTTACTTCCTGCGGCCGGGGGATGCCCGCGCGCCGTCGGTCTACATCGTCGAGCGCATCCGTGACGGCGGCTCGTTCTGCACCCGCCGGGTGAGCGCGATCCAGCACGGGGAGACGATCTTCTCGATGTCGGCGTCGTTCCAGACCGATCAGAGCGGGATCGAGCACCAGGACGCGATGCCCGCCGCTCCGCCGCCCGACGATCTGCCCGGGTTCCGGTCCGGAAAGGCCTTCGACGACGCCGGCTTCGCGCAGTTCGCCGAATGGGACGTCCGCATCGTCCCCCGCGACCAGGTGCAGCGCCTCCCCGGCAAGGCCTCCCAGCAACAGGTGTGGTTCCGCCACCACGATCCGCTGCCCGACGATCCGGTGCTGCACATCTGTGCGCTGGCCTACCTCAGCGACCTGACCCTGCTGGGATCGGCGCAGGTCAACCACCCTGACGAGCGCAAGTACCTCAACATCGCATCGCTGGACCACGCGATGTGGTTCATGCGGCCGTTCCGTGCCGACGAGTGGCTGCTCTACGACCAGTCATCGCCTTCGGCGTGCGGTGGGCGGGCGCTGACCCAGGGCCAGCTGTTCAACCAGTACGGCGAGATGGTCGCGGCCGTCATGCAGGAAGGGTTGACCCGCTACCCGCGTGACTTCACGCCGGGTCGCGCGTGA